From a single Oxalobacter vibrioformis genomic region:
- a CDS encoding diguanylate cyclase domain-containing protein, whose amino-acid sequence MSSIKWNESLNLGLGEIDTTHRRLFELVHELARTESGESGQIFDDLRRYVLYHYQHEEELMQSHHIDPEYQRAHLVFHSYYISTIDQIGSLINEGFMAEFDRILIFLLKWLKWHISSMDVLLAKKIHEPDSERVQQEMAVLRAGDFSDVYYELGQKILELSELARQLDNETSRRKIIELDFALSNARLHAMVNFSHSWEYWEEPNGKIIYTSPSCERITGYAAGEFIENPELIYEIIHPEDRHIMEAHRLDKEMHEDGEHELPYRIIRRDGTVNRVGHSCHAVYSSAGRFLGRRGSIRDRNERYFQDEQQRLAETLFTSVNEAVLVTDQKGRILRVNPSFTRITGRSFEEVHNQDATCLFDDGDVPGHIQQTADRVETTGFWQGEILGRHKDGHIYDGWISIYCVKNTDGQLVNYVLVFSDISERKKNEDRIYRLAHFDLLTGLPNRALLLDRLQQGLLKARREAALLAVMFVDLDKFKLVNDTLGHYIGDLLLKGVAERLKACLRESDTAARIGGDEFIVLLPAVQSEDDARRVGNNMLDRIREDYLLDGNRVNIGVSIGIALFPMHGNTHEELMTNADAAMYQAKHGGGPSVISYGELQK is encoded by the coding sequence ATGTCATCGATCAAATGGAATGAAAGCCTGAATCTGGGTCTGGGCGAAATTGATACGACGCACAGAAGACTGTTTGAGCTTGTCCACGAGCTGGCAAGAACAGAATCGGGAGAGTCAGGGCAGATTTTTGATGACTTGCGACGTTATGTACTGTATCACTACCAGCACGAAGAAGAATTGATGCAATCGCATCATATTGATCCAGAATACCAGAGAGCACATCTGGTGTTCCACAGTTATTATATCAGTACGATTGATCAAATTGGAAGCCTTATTAACGAAGGCTTTATGGCTGAGTTCGACCGCATTCTGATTTTTCTGCTGAAATGGTTGAAATGGCATATTTCCAGCATGGATGTTCTGCTGGCAAAAAAGATTCATGAGCCGGATTCCGAGCGGGTGCAGCAGGAAATGGCGGTATTGAGGGCAGGGGACTTCAGTGATGTGTATTATGAGCTGGGCCAGAAAATTCTGGAACTTTCCGAGCTCGCCCGGCAGTTGGACAATGAAACCTCTCGCCGCAAGATCATTGAGCTGGATTTTGCGCTTTCCAATGCCCGCCTGCATGCCATGGTCAATTTTTCCCACAGTTGGGAGTACTGGGAAGAACCAAATGGAAAGATCATTTATACCTCTCCCTCCTGCGAGCGGATCACCGGTTATGCCGCCGGGGAGTTTATTGAAAATCCGGAGCTCATCTACGAGATTATCCATCCGGAAGACCGTCATATCATGGAGGCGCACCGCCTGGACAAAGAGATGCATGAGGATGGCGAACATGAGTTGCCATACCGTATTATCCGGCGGGATGGCACCGTCAACCGTGTCGGCCACAGCTGCCATGCGGTTTACAGCAGTGCCGGCCGTTTTCTTGGTCGGCGGGGCAGCATTCGCGACAGAAATGAGCGGTATTTCCAGGATGAGCAACAGCGTCTGGCTGAAACACTCTTTACCTCCGTTAATGAAGCGGTTCTGGTGACAGACCAGAAGGGGCGTATTCTTCGCGTCAATCCTTCCTTTACCCGGATTACGGGCCGAAGTTTTGAGGAAGTGCATAATCAGGATGCGACCTGCCTGTTTGATGATGGTGACGTGCCCGGCCATATCCAGCAGACAGCCGATCGGGTGGAAACAACCGGCTTCTGGCAGGGCGAGATTTTGGGACGGCACAAGGACGGTCATATTTACGATGGCTGGATTTCCATTTATTGCGTCAAGAACACCGATGGTCAGCTCGTAAACTATGTGCTGGTTTTTTCGGATATCAGCGAGCGCAAAAAGAACGAAGACCGGATCTACCGTCTGGCCCACTTTGACCTGCTGACCGGCTTGCCCAATCGTGCGCTGCTGCTGGATCGTCTCCAGCAGGGGTTGCTTAAGGCAAGGCGGGAAGCGGCGTTACTGGCGGTCATGTTTGTTGATCTGGACAAGTTCAAGCTCGTCAATGACACGCTGGGCCATTATATTGGCGACTTGCTGCTCAAGGGGGTAGCTGAGCGGCTAAAAGCGTGTCTTCGCGAATCGGACACCGCTGCACGCATTGGCGGTGATGAGTTCATTGTCCTGCTTCCGGCCGTCCAGTCAGAAGACGATGCCCGGCGGGTCGGGAATAACATGCTGGATCGGATTCGCGAGGACTACCTGCTGGATGGCAACAGGGTAAATATTGGTGTCAGCATTGGTATTGCGCTTTTTCCCATGCATGGCAATACGCATGAAGAGTTGATGACGAATGCGGATGCCGCCATGTATCAGGCCAAGCATGGTGGCGGGCCATCCGTTATTTCATACGGCGAACTGCAGAAATAG
- a CDS encoding thiol:disulfide interchange protein DsbA/DsbL, with protein sequence MKKIHRLFLAIGLSIVTCMAVASPDAPRNGVDYLTLEKPLPAETGKKVEVIEFFGYFCSHCYLFDAALVKWMEKHNRDVTFKRVHINFNDNMALQQRLFYTLSAMGKMTNSLHHKIFDAVQVKRTRLRNETQIADYVQKNGIDRNKFLEMYRSFTVQSLCDGAVQMQSAYQIEGVPTIVIDGRYVTSLAIVSEGNNFSGTEEEAQVMTMKVMDNLVARILKERQESQKNTAKKK encoded by the coding sequence ATGAAAAAAATTCATCGCCTTTTTCTCGCTATCGGACTCAGTATTGTCACCTGTATGGCAGTGGCCTCTCCCGATGCGCCCAGAAATGGCGTGGATTACCTGACACTGGAAAAGCCGCTGCCGGCTGAAACCGGAAAAAAAGTGGAAGTCATCGAATTTTTCGGCTACTTCTGCTCGCATTGTTATTTATTTGATGCGGCACTCGTCAAGTGGATGGAAAAACACAATCGCGATGTGACATTCAAACGGGTCCATATCAACTTCAACGACAATATGGCCCTGCAGCAGCGGCTGTTTTATACCCTGTCAGCCATGGGCAAGATGACCAACTCGCTGCACCATAAAATTTTTGATGCCGTCCAGGTAAAGCGGACCCGGCTCAGGAATGAAACGCAGATAGCGGATTATGTGCAGAAAAACGGTATTGACCGGAACAAGTTCCTGGAAATGTACCGCTCTTTTACCGTACAGTCCTTGTGTGATGGTGCTGTTCAGATGCAATCGGCCTACCAGATCGAGGGTGTTCCGACTATTGTGATCGACGGCAGATATGTGACCTCTCTTGCCATTGTCAGCGAAGGCAATAATTTTTCAGGTACGGAAGAAGAAGCCCAGGTCATGACCATGAAGGTGATGGACAATCTGGTAGCGCGCATTTTGAAAGAGCGGCAGGAAAGCCAGAAAAACACGGCGAAAAAGAAATAG
- a CDS encoding SPOR domain-containing protein encodes MARKQPQKKFQYDILWKNNTVLGFIGGLIAGLVIAIIIAMIITRSPMPFNSKLSKQGKSLAETPTPFSDPNQPMYGNRDAAKEAYKNASAEAEAQADAAKSATESEKPTAYLQAGAYREKNDAENMRAKLALIGIEARIKEVKSQNGSLYRVHLGPYTQSALTATQDKLRENGIEFTTSRAQ; translated from the coding sequence ATGGCTCGCAAACAACCTCAGAAAAAATTCCAATACGATATCCTCTGGAAAAACAATACCGTGCTGGGTTTCATTGGCGGACTGATCGCCGGACTGGTCATCGCAATCATCATTGCCATGATTATCACGCGATCGCCCATGCCGTTTAACAGCAAGCTCAGTAAACAGGGTAAATCACTTGCGGAAACACCAACCCCTTTCTCGGACCCGAACCAGCCGATGTACGGCAACCGTGACGCCGCAAAGGAAGCTTACAAGAACGCCTCTGCCGAGGCAGAGGCCCAGGCGGATGCCGCAAAGAGTGCTACAGAAAGTGAAAAGCCGACCGCCTATCTCCAGGCCGGTGCTTATCGTGAAAAAAATGATGCAGAAAACATGCGGGCCAAGCTGGCTCTCATCGGCATTGAAGCCCGGATAAAGGAAGTCAAGTCCCAAAATGGCAGCCTGTACCGGGTTCATCTCGGGCCATATACCCAGAGCGCGCTGACTGCGACACAGGACAAACTCCGCGAAAACGGGATTGAATTTACCACCTCCCGCGCCCAGTAA
- the argS gene encoding arginine--tRNA ligase, producing the protein MLEQQKQQIIHLLENALAPLLSGLDTRPSLSLERPRDPSHGDVACNIAMQLARPLKKNPRDLAAEIVSGILAQPGREDLIESADVAGPGFINLRITPAAKQAVVKVIMQQKENYGRGHEGDGKKVMVEFVSANPTGPLHVGHGRQGALGDALSALFASQGYEVTREFYYNDAGVQIENLARSVQARARGLKPGDTGWPEDAYNGDYIADIAADFLAKKTITARDCPAVIASGNPDDINGIRQFAVTYLRNEQDNDLNAFGIHFDNYYLESSLYTDGKVDDTVSTLARAGKTFEDGGALWLKTTDYGDDKDRVMRKSDGGYTYFVPDVAYHINKWQRGFDTVINVQGSDHHGTIARVRAGLQAVNMGIPANYPDYVLHKMVTVMKDGAEVKISKRAGSYVTVRDLIEWSGNSDITRGRDAVRFFLISRKADTEFVFDVDLALAQSDENPVYYIQYAHARICSVFEQWGGDESQLEKADLSVLTSPYEYTLLGRLADYPDALTHALHELGPHQIAFYLRDLAGALHGYYNAERFLVDDESLRMARLALLDATRQVLRNGLALLGVSAPNKM; encoded by the coding sequence ATGCTAGAACAACAAAAACAGCAAATCATTCATCTGCTTGAAAATGCCCTGGCACCGTTGTTAAGCGGTCTGGACACACGTCCATCCCTATCGCTTGAACGCCCCCGCGACCCGTCTCATGGTGATGTCGCCTGTAATATTGCCATGCAGCTTGCCAGGCCACTGAAGAAAAATCCGCGGGATCTGGCTGCCGAAATCGTCAGCGGCATACTGGCCCAGCCTGGTCGTGAAGACCTGATCGAATCCGCCGATGTGGCGGGGCCTGGATTTATCAATCTCCGGATAACCCCTGCCGCCAAACAGGCTGTCGTCAAGGTCATCATGCAGCAAAAAGAAAACTATGGCCGCGGACATGAAGGTGATGGCAAAAAGGTCATGGTTGAATTTGTCTCAGCCAATCCAACCGGCCCGCTGCATGTCGGGCATGGCCGGCAGGGGGCACTCGGCGATGCCCTGTCAGCACTCTTTGCTTCGCAGGGATATGAAGTAACCCGCGAGTTTTACTACAATGACGCCGGTGTCCAGATTGAAAATCTTGCGCGATCCGTCCAGGCACGGGCACGCGGCTTGAAACCGGGCGATACCGGCTGGCCTGAAGATGCCTATAACGGTGACTATATTGCGGATATTGCGGCTGACTTTCTGGCAAAAAAAACCATCACGGCACGAGACTGCCCAGCGGTCATTGCCAGCGGCAATCCGGATGATATCAATGGCATCCGGCAATTTGCCGTCACTTACCTGAGAAATGAGCAGGATAACGATCTCAATGCCTTTGGCATTCATTTCGATAACTACTATCTTGAATCCTCCCTTTATACCGATGGCAAAGTGGATGACACGGTGAGCACCCTCGCCAGGGCAGGAAAAACCTTTGAGGATGGTGGAGCACTCTGGCTGAAAACGACCGATTACGGGGACGACAAGGACCGTGTCATGAGAAAGTCGGATGGCGGCTACACCTACTTTGTTCCAGACGTCGCTTACCATATCAATAAGTGGCAGCGCGGATTTGACACCGTCATTAACGTGCAGGGCAGTGACCACCATGGCACCATCGCACGGGTAAGAGCCGGACTGCAGGCAGTCAATATGGGAATCCCGGCAAATTACCCGGACTATGTGCTCCACAAGATGGTCACCGTCATGAAAGACGGCGCGGAAGTGAAAATCTCGAAACGGGCAGGTTCTTATGTTACCGTCCGGGATCTCATTGAGTGGTCCGGCAATAGTGATATCACCCGCGGCAGGGATGCGGTGCGTTTCTTCCTGATCTCCAGAAAAGCGGATACCGAATTTGTTTTTGATGTGGATCTGGCGCTCGCGCAATCAGATGAAAATCCCGTATATTACATACAATATGCGCATGCGCGTATCTGTTCGGTATTTGAACAATGGGGTGGCGATGAATCCCAACTGGAAAAGGCAGACCTGTCTGTTCTGACATCACCGTATGAATATACCCTTTTAGGCAGGCTGGCGGATTACCCCGATGCATTGACGCATGCCCTGCATGAACTGGGGCCACACCAGATCGCTTTTTACCTGCGCGATCTGGCAGGGGCACTGCATGGCTATTACAATGCAGAACGCTTCCTGGTTGATGATGAATCCCTCAGAATGGCCAGGCTGGCACTTCTGGACGCAACAAGACAGGTATTGAGAAACGGGCTGGCACTTTTAGGTGTCTCTGCCCCCAACAAAATGTAA
- a CDS encoding Spy/CpxP family protein refolding chaperone: MKKWNKSLMTIAAAICMGTAGFAATAFAAGPDMETGPGYGEDGRQEERWKAFMEKKQAELHDKLKLSASQEGAWKTYTDATAKTLTPPKRTAIDFDSMTAPQRMEKGLEFMKERQAKMEAQLASLKTFYATLTPEQQKVFDAETSPKKWREKARDRTQKKSRPANK; this comes from the coding sequence ATGAAAAAATGGAACAAATCGCTGATGACAATTGCTGCTGCCATTTGTATGGGCACGGCCGGATTTGCCGCTACCGCCTTTGCTGCCGGACCGGACATGGAAACAGGCCCGGGGTATGGTGAGGATGGCCGCCAGGAAGAACGCTGGAAAGCATTCATGGAAAAAAAACAGGCCGAATTGCACGACAAGCTCAAGCTCTCCGCCAGCCAGGAAGGCGCATGGAAGACCTATACGGATGCCACCGCAAAAACCCTGACGCCACCCAAACGGACAGCGATTGACTTTGACAGCATGACAGCGCCCCAGCGCATGGAAAAAGGGCTGGAGTTCATGAAAGAACGTCAGGCAAAAATGGAAGCGCAACTGGCTTCCCTGAAAACCTTCTATGCCACTCTGACACCAGAACAGCAAAAAGTGTTTGATGCGGAAACGTCACCGAAAAAGTGGCGTGAAAAAGCAAGGGATCGTACCCAGAAAAAGTCCAGACCGGCAAACAAATAA
- a CDS encoding tetratricopeptide repeat protein, which translates to MFARFFRIFFFLCFAGLCNIALADNLSEGVKYYQQGDYLEAHNFFEKAAAEGQVKGMVGLATLYDQGKGVRRDLKKSAYWFTKAAEKGDAGAQNTLGVFYSKGMGVKQDQIEAAKWFQKASDQGDDMALVNLGSMYEKGKGVKQDYAHARKLYIAAAEKGNAAAQFNLGVFYDNGTGVKQDDAEAVKWYNLAAEKGDVQAQYNLALHILEGKGVKQDPVKAAALFQLAADQGMPEAQYNLGRLYEEGFGVQKDIKKATGLYRKAAEQGDKKAQNKLATLK; encoded by the coding sequence ATGTTTGCCCGTTTTTTCAGAATATTTTTTTTCCTGTGCTTTGCCGGACTGTGTAATATAGCCTTGGCTGACAACCTGTCTGAAGGTGTCAAATATTATCAGCAGGGTGATTATCTCGAAGCTCACAATTTCTTTGAAAAAGCGGCGGCAGAGGGACAGGTCAAGGGAATGGTTGGGCTTGCGACCCTGTATGACCAAGGAAAAGGTGTTCGGAGGGATTTAAAGAAATCCGCATACTGGTTCACAAAAGCCGCTGAAAAGGGAGATGCAGGCGCACAGAATACGCTTGGTGTTTTCTATTCTAAAGGCATGGGGGTCAAACAGGATCAGATAGAAGCGGCAAAATGGTTCCAGAAAGCATCTGATCAAGGTGATGACATGGCTCTCGTCAACCTGGGCAGCATGTACGAGAAAGGAAAAGGGGTTAAGCAAGATTACGCCCATGCCCGAAAACTGTATATCGCAGCAGCTGAAAAAGGGAATGCCGCAGCACAGTTCAATCTAGGTGTCTTTTACGATAATGGTACAGGGGTTAAACAGGACGATGCCGAAGCAGTAAAGTGGTACAACCTGGCGGCAGAAAAAGGTGATGTTCAGGCTCAATACAATCTAGCGCTCCATATCCTTGAAGGCAAGGGGGTTAAGCAGGACCCTGTAAAAGCGGCAGCGCTATTCCAGTTGGCTGCGGATCAGGGCATGCCGGAAGCACAGTACAATCTTGGCAGGCTTTATGAAGAAGGTTTTGGTGTGCAAAAAGACATAAAAAAAGCCACTGGCCTTTACAGAAAAGCCGCTGAACAGGGCGATAAAAAAGCACAAAACAAGTTGGCGACATTAAAATGA
- a CDS encoding IS481 family transposase — protein MKREIQQRLQWVQLYEKTGDAGLVCRRCGISRPTLRKWWKRYQEHGVAGLVSQSRRPKNSPAQKVSPQAEEIILEIRRSRNLGARRIQAEIMRLHDLSLSLATIHKILIRNQVKPVLKIRKKAGFIRYERPIPGDRVQMDTCKIASGLFQYTAIDDCTRYRVLRLYSRRTAANTLDFIEHVVDEMPFPVQRVQTDRGQEFFAIKVQEKFREYGIKFRPNKPGSPHLNGKVERSQKTDQAEFYATIRLDDPELHSLLAEWQHYYNWDRPHSAHNGKTPVDRFHELIDDTPFSEEVLENFYPEKERIQEQSYQRDLAGRKLK, from the coding sequence ATGAAACGAGAAATACAACAGAGATTACAGTGGGTGCAACTCTATGAGAAAACGGGTGATGCCGGGTTGGTCTGCCGAAGATGCGGCATATCCCGACCAACTCTGAGGAAATGGTGGAAACGCTATCAGGAACACGGGGTAGCAGGACTTGTCAGCCAGAGTCGCCGCCCAAAAAATTCACCAGCCCAAAAAGTCAGCCCTCAGGCAGAAGAAATCATCCTTGAAATACGGCGTTCCCGTAATCTTGGTGCTCGCAGGATTCAGGCTGAAATAATGCGCCTCCACGATCTGTCTTTGTCATTGGCAACTATCCACAAAATACTCATACGCAACCAGGTAAAACCTGTTCTGAAAATCCGAAAAAAAGCAGGATTTATCCGGTATGAGCGCCCGATTCCCGGTGATCGTGTCCAGATGGACACCTGCAAAATAGCGTCAGGACTATTTCAATACACGGCCATAGATGATTGCACCCGTTACAGGGTCTTGAGGCTATACAGCCGTCGCACAGCAGCCAATACTCTTGATTTTATTGAGCATGTGGTAGATGAAATGCCCTTTCCTGTTCAGCGCGTTCAGACTGACAGAGGTCAGGAATTTTTTGCCATCAAGGTCCAGGAAAAATTCAGGGAATACGGCATCAAATTTCGCCCCAACAAACCCGGCTCTCCGCATCTGAATGGAAAGGTTGAACGTTCGCAGAAAACAGACCAAGCTGAATTTTATGCCACCATCAGACTGGATGATCCAGAGCTACACTCCCTTTTGGCAGAGTGGCAGCATTACTACAACTGGGACCGTCCTCACAGTGCCCATAATGGAAAAACACCTGTGGATCGATTTCACGAGTTGATCGACGATACACCTTTTTCTGAAGAAGTACTGGAAAACTTTTATCCAGAAAAAGAGCGCATTCAGGAACAGAGTTATCAGCGCGATTTGGCCGGCAGAAAATTGAAATGA
- a CDS encoding methyl-accepting chemotaxis protein has product MFSNIKIRTRLLLILFLLSLILVVIGGLGVYNMHRIKLNFRAVYDDRLVPTGQLAKINDLMQENIRQLQLAGMHDPRLPESKLHDHPIALHTDKVEQSIKTISGLWETYKTTTLTPEEKELAAQYEEKRAFFVKEGLLGAKDFFQNGEFATGNMHLITVTIPAFTAAKETAEKLLQLQLDVAQASYLESERDYNLNLIISASSIIAGLLLSWVFGVFLIRSIGQSLAQANRIAHSIAGGDLTSRVDIVRQDEIGDLLVSLKHMQNSLISVVGQIHQSADTIATASSQIAAGNQDLSSRTEEQASALEETASSMEELTSTVRQNGDNARQANQLATQAADVATKGGEAAGLVANTMKEIEDSSRKIVDIISVIDGIAFQTNILALNAAVEAARAGEQGRGFAVVATEVRSLAQRSATAAREIKNLIDDSVDKVSTGTELVNNAVTTMLEIGESIRRVNDIMNEITMATQEQVQGIEQVNQAVTEMDTVSQQNAALVEEAAAAAESLQDQARALVGVVSIFNVGNGGGASRAALPSSGAARPTAKSAAKPAARQLEALAKPAARQLEVLAKPTPVTTLSDGDGGDWTEF; this is encoded by the coding sequence ATGTTTAGCAATATTAAAATCAGAACCAGGCTGCTTCTGATTCTGTTCTTGTTGTCTCTTATTCTTGTTGTCATTGGCGGTCTGGGTGTTTATAACATGCATCGTATCAAGCTCAATTTCCGTGCAGTTTATGATGACCGGCTAGTGCCGACCGGACAGTTGGCCAAAATCAATGACCTGATGCAGGAAAATATTCGCCAGCTTCAATTGGCTGGCATGCATGATCCCCGCCTTCCGGAAAGCAAGCTGCATGACCACCCCATCGCTTTGCATACAGACAAAGTTGAACAAAGCATCAAGACGATATCCGGGCTGTGGGAAACATATAAGACAACCACTTTGACTCCAGAAGAGAAGGAACTGGCCGCCCAATACGAGGAAAAGCGTGCCTTTTTCGTAAAAGAAGGATTGCTCGGGGCAAAGGATTTTTTCCAAAATGGTGAATTTGCAACCGGAAACATGCATTTGATCACGGTCACGATTCCTGCGTTTACAGCAGCAAAAGAGACGGCGGAAAAACTCCTCCAATTGCAGCTTGACGTTGCCCAAGCAAGCTATCTTGAATCCGAAAGAGACTATAACTTAAACCTGATTATTTCCGCTTCATCCATCATTGCCGGCCTGCTTCTTTCATGGGTTTTTGGTGTATTTCTGATCCGATCGATCGGCCAGTCCCTTGCGCAGGCAAACCGGATTGCTCACAGCATTGCAGGTGGCGATCTGACAAGCCGGGTTGATATTGTCCGACAAGATGAAATAGGTGATTTGCTAGTCTCTCTGAAACATATGCAAAACAGTCTGATTTCAGTGGTAGGCCAGATCCATCAGAGCGCCGACACCATCGCAACCGCCTCCTCCCAGATCGCGGCCGGCAACCAGGACCTGTCCTCGCGTACAGAAGAACAGGCCAGTGCGCTGGAGGAGACGGCATCAAGCATGGAAGAGCTCACCTCAACCGTTCGCCAGAATGGCGATAATGCCAGGCAGGCCAACCAGTTGGCTACCCAGGCAGCGGACGTTGCGACCAAAGGTGGCGAAGCAGCAGGTCTCGTTGCCAACACCATGAAAGAAATCGAGGACTCCTCCAGGAAAATCGTCGACATCATCAGCGTAATCGATGGTATCGCCTTCCAGACCAACATCCTTGCATTGAATGCGGCGGTAGAGGCAGCGCGTGCGGGTGAGCAGGGTCGGGGGTTTGCCGTGGTTGCGACCGAAGTGCGGAGCCTGGCGCAACGGAGTGCGACGGCAGCGCGCGAGATCAAGAACCTTATTGATGATTCAGTAGACAAAGTCTCCACGGGAACCGAACTCGTCAACAACGCGGTTACCACCATGCTCGAAATCGGTGAGAGCATCCGTCGGGTCAACGACATCATGAACGAAATCACCATGGCCACGCAGGAACAGGTCCAGGGTATTGAGCAGGTCAACCAGGCAGTGACCGAAATGGACACCGTCTCGCAGCAGAATGCAGCACTGGTAGAAGAAGCAGCGGCGGCAGCCGAGAGCCTGCAGGACCAGGCCCGTGCACTGGTTGGCGTGGTGAGTATATTTAATGTCGGGAACGGTGGTGGCGCGTCCCGTGCTGCGCTGCCATCGTCGGGAGCAGCCCGACCAACTGCTAAATCTGCGGCCAAACCGGCAGCCCGACAACTGGAAGCGCTTGCCAAACCGGCAGCCCGGCAACTGGAAGTGCTTGCCAAACCAACGCCTGTGACTACTTTATCAGATGGTGATGGAGGGGATTGGACAGAATTTTAA
- a CDS encoding class I SAM-dependent methyltransferase, whose translation MTGSECQDQEIWDTHYGEDVYFFGTGPNAWLASKAQWLKPGMRILLPADGEGRNSVWCAEKGLVPDAFDLSPVAVQKAHRLAEKKGVQVNYVIASFDTWDWQVAAYDAVTLVFLNCAPPDMRNRLFKRSINALKPGGILLLTGYSERQHLYGTGGPSDAKQLYTEAMLRDAFAALDILELVDSDITLNAGPAHQGLSSVIGMIAKKP comes from the coding sequence ATGACAGGATCAGAGTGTCAGGATCAGGAGATATGGGATACGCATTATGGCGAGGACGTTTATTTCTTTGGCACCGGCCCCAACGCCTGGCTCGCCTCAAAGGCACAGTGGCTAAAGCCGGGCATGCGTATTCTGCTGCCGGCTGACGGCGAGGGAAGAAACAGCGTCTGGTGCGCCGAAAAAGGCCTTGTACCCGATGCGTTCGACCTTTCGCCCGTTGCGGTGCAAAAGGCACACCGGCTTGCTGAAAAAAAAGGCGTACAGGTGAACTATGTCATTGCTTCTTTTGATACCTGGGACTGGCAAGTGGCTGCTTATGATGCCGTTACCCTTGTCTTTTTGAACTGCGCGCCACCGGATATGCGAAACCGCCTTTTTAAGCGCTCCATCAATGCCTTGAAGCCTGGCGGCATACTGCTTTTGACGGGTTACAGCGAAAGGCAGCATCTCTACGGTACCGGCGGCCCGTCCGATGCAAAGCAGCTCTATACCGAAGCGATGCTGCGTGATGCTTTTGCTGCGCTTGATATCCTGGAACTGGTCGACTCTGACATCACACTGAACGCAGGACCGGCCCACCAGGGACTCTCATCCGTAATCGGGATGATCGCAAAAAAACCGTGA
- a CDS encoding NAD-dependent deacylase, whose translation MIIILTGAGISQESGISTFRDAGGLWENERIEDVGTPGGFARDPDKVLDFYNRLRKKLLSPEIAPNPAHEALARLEEESREPVLVITQNIDNLHERVGTKNLLHMHGELCKAHCNTCNMVMQWENDMSRQDACPACGTTGRLRPHIVWFEETPLHMDEISRAFSACRLFVSVGTSGHVYPAAGFVNMARQAGAKTLELNLERSLGAWLFHGGRYGRAGTVVPAWVDEFLAGQ comes from the coding sequence ATGATCATCATACTTACCGGTGCGGGCATCAGCCAGGAAAGCGGCATTTCCACCTTCCGTGATGCCGGGGGGCTATGGGAAAACGAGCGGATCGAGGATGTGGGTACCCCGGGGGGATTTGCCAGAGATCCTGATAAGGTGCTGGACTTTTACAACCGGCTTCGCAAAAAACTGTTAAGCCCGGAAATCGCCCCCAACCCGGCACACGAGGCGCTGGCCAGGCTGGAAGAAGAAAGCCGCGAGCCGGTACTGGTTATCACACAGAATATTGACAACCTCCACGAGCGTGTCGGCACAAAAAACCTGCTGCATATGCACGGTGAGCTGTGCAAAGCGCACTGCAATACCTGCAATATGGTCATGCAATGGGAAAACGATATGAGCAGGCAGGACGCCTGTCCGGCCTGTGGCACAACGGGCCGATTACGCCCGCATATCGTATGGTTTGAGGAGACACCGCTTCACATGGATGAAATCAGCCGGGCTTTTTCGGCATGCCGCCTCTTTGTTTCCGTTGGCACATCCGGCCATGTTTACCCGGCTGCCGGATTTGTAAACATGGCCCGGCAGGCCGGGGCCAAAACCCTGGAACTGAATCTGGAGCGCTCTCTTGGCGCCTGGCTTTTTCATGGCGGGCGCTACGGAAGAGCCGGTACGGTAGTGCCTGCCTGGGTTGACGAATTTCTGGCAGGCCAATAG
- a CDS encoding DUF3761 domain-containing protein, which translates to MKKMLSLIVVAVLTAAPCLAQAQSKTGKTTKKPLTAEERKVRANAPEGATAYCGDRSYSFSQSKKPCEGHEGVVYWLTD; encoded by the coding sequence ATGAAAAAAATGCTTTCCCTTATCGTCGTAGCGGTATTGACGGCCGCCCCATGCCTTGCACAGGCACAGTCGAAAACAGGAAAAACGACAAAAAAGCCATTGACGGCAGAAGAGAGAAAGGTGAGGGCAAACGCACCTGAGGGCGCAACAGCCTATTGTGGCGATCGCTCATACAGCTTCAGTCAATCCAAAAAACCCTGTGAAGGGCACGAGGGAGTGGTTTACTGGTTGACGGACTGA